One window from the genome of Rhodopirellula halodulae encodes:
- a CDS encoding DUF998 domain-containing protein: protein MNESSPTHEPDTTSSVVVDRLVLSYLDIRRAIGLSGLILPLVLGPGGWLLGIEFQENMSSYYHTPLRDVFVGTLCAIGIFLFCYCGYDRVENWTANIGAVAAIGIALFPLDYNSDPLVQKSVVGYIHSFSGVVFFLVLAFYSLYHFPRDSAREAESHLFERSLVFRSSGLTILATTFAMGAYLVLLPSDWKTWLNEYNFLFWAEWIAVWSFAAAWLAKGRIIVAEIGVEILAYSRRMVMEHGLGIKDSQ, encoded by the coding sequence ATGAATGAATCGTCTCCGACGCATGAACCTGATACGACGTCGTCGGTCGTGGTGGACCGACTGGTGCTGTCGTACCTCGACATTCGCCGTGCGATCGGGCTCAGCGGGTTGATTCTTCCGCTGGTGTTGGGTCCGGGTGGATGGCTGCTCGGGATCGAATTTCAAGAAAACATGAGCAGCTACTACCACACGCCACTGCGTGATGTGTTTGTGGGAACACTGTGCGCCATCGGGATCTTTTTGTTCTGCTACTGCGGCTACGATCGCGTCGAGAATTGGACCGCGAACATCGGTGCGGTGGCCGCGATTGGGATCGCTCTGTTCCCGCTCGACTACAACAGCGACCCGTTGGTTCAAAAGTCCGTGGTCGGCTACATCCATTCATTCAGCGGCGTGGTGTTCTTCCTCGTGCTGGCGTTCTATTCGCTCTACCACTTTCCTCGTGATTCCGCGCGCGAAGCCGAGTCGCATCTGTTTGAACGATCGCTTGTATTCAGGTCCAGTGGTTTGACCATTCTCGCAACCACCTTCGCCATGGGAGCCTATTTGGTTCTGCTGCCATCGGACTGGAAGACGTGGTTGAACGAGTACAATTTTCTGTTCTGGGCCGAATGGATTGCCGTGTGGTCGTTCGCGGCCGCGTGGCTCGCGAAGGGTCGCATCATTGTCGCCGAGATCGGTGTGGAGATCCTGGCTTACTCGAGGCGGATGGTGATGGAACACGGACTGGGAATCAAAGACAGCCAGTGA
- a CDS encoding Gfo/Idh/MocA family protein, which yields MDTRFELLAANQQRDRRLFLKAGAAMGMAAITRPVMADASASTSPNETIRVGVMGVNNRGAALAKGFVSNPDTDVVAICDVDSRALDRVVKQVSDTQANSPKRFVDVRKMLDEAELDAIVVAAPNHWHAPATILGCAAGKHVYVEKPCSQTAEEGELAVQAARKHNRVVQMGSQRRSWPAIQQAIELVHSGGIGKVSYSRTWYNNRRPSIGHGQSTSVPSWLNWDLWQGPAPRKEYVDNVVHYNWHWRWHWGNGELGNNGIHMLDLARWGLQVTTPNRVRAGGGKYRHEDDQQTPDTMMVTYDFPENKTATWEGLSWSPLGPHDAAVGVSFHGTEGSIVLRGNGFTRFDERNKEVETVNGEAGDATHLADFVDAIQNGRHPNADILEAHRSTLLCHLGNIAYRTGNALEIDSTTGKPVGNDEALSMWGREYEPGWKPVIG from the coding sequence ATGGACACACGATTTGAACTGCTCGCCGCCAATCAACAACGCGACCGACGTTTGTTCTTGAAAGCGGGGGCGGCGATGGGGATGGCGGCGATCACACGTCCCGTGATGGCGGACGCATCCGCTTCCACCTCGCCCAATGAGACCATTCGGGTCGGCGTGATGGGGGTGAACAATCGAGGAGCCGCGCTGGCGAAAGGCTTTGTCAGCAATCCGGACACCGATGTCGTTGCAATCTGTGACGTTGATTCCAGGGCACTTGACCGTGTGGTCAAACAGGTGAGTGACACTCAAGCCAACTCGCCCAAACGTTTTGTCGATGTGCGAAAGATGCTCGACGAAGCGGAACTCGATGCCATCGTGGTTGCCGCGCCCAATCACTGGCACGCACCGGCAACGATTTTGGGGTGTGCCGCAGGCAAGCATGTTTACGTCGAAAAGCCGTGCAGCCAGACCGCTGAGGAAGGCGAGCTGGCGGTGCAAGCGGCACGGAAGCACAACCGAGTGGTTCAGATGGGATCGCAGCGGCGTAGTTGGCCAGCGATTCAGCAGGCGATCGAGTTGGTGCACTCCGGCGGAATCGGAAAGGTGTCCTATTCGCGGACTTGGTACAACAATCGACGCCCTTCGATCGGTCACGGTCAGTCGACCAGTGTTCCCAGTTGGTTGAACTGGGATTTGTGGCAAGGGCCCGCCCCGCGAAAAGAGTATGTTGACAACGTTGTGCACTACAACTGGCATTGGCGTTGGCACTGGGGCAACGGTGAATTGGGCAACAACGGGATCCACATGTTGGATTTGGCTCGTTGGGGATTGCAAGTGACCACGCCCAATCGCGTTCGTGCTGGCGGCGGCAAGTATCGGCATGAGGATGATCAACAAACGCCGGACACCATGATGGTGACCTACGATTTCCCCGAGAACAAAACAGCGACGTGGGAAGGTTTGAGTTGGTCACCTCTCGGGCCGCACGATGCTGCCGTTGGAGTGAGTTTCCACGGAACGGAAGGTTCGATCGTTCTTCGTGGTAATGGATTCACGCGATTTGATGAGAGAAATAAAGAAGTCGAAACCGTGAACGGTGAAGCGGGCGATGCGACGCATTTGGCGGATTTTGTGGACGCCATCCAAAACGGGCGGCATCCCAATGCCGACATCCTGGAAGCTCATCGCAGCACATTGCTTTGTCACCTGGGCAACATCGCTTACCGAACCGGGAACGCATTGGAAATCGATTCGACCACAGGAAAGCCCGTTGGCAATGACGAAGCGTTGTCGATGTGGGGACGCGAGTACGAACCGGGGTGGAAGCCCGTCATTGGATGA
- a CDS encoding Gfo/Idh/MocA family protein — MLGISAEAKESDVIRIGIIGLDTSHSPAFVKEFNADHNEDDPLAGFRVVAAYPYGSSQIESSASRIPAYTEQVKGMGVAIVDSIDALLEQVDCVLLETNDGTLHHEQALAVFRAGKPVYIDKPVGSNLAEVLAIYDAAEHFQVPMFSSSSLRYSNGAQSIREGAVGAVLGCSAHSPCKLEPSHVDLYWYGIHGVEILYTCMGTGCEAVSHVSTDEFELAVGRWGDGRIGTFRGIRAGSSGYGGLVYGEKAIREIGKYDGYRPLLVEIAEFFRTKTSPIQRDETIELYAFMQAAWASKRNGGQPVTIDSVMEEAQGRAREMNASLYR, encoded by the coding sequence ATGCTGGGGATCTCGGCCGAGGCAAAAGAGAGCGACGTGATTCGAATTGGAATCATTGGTTTGGACACATCGCATTCCCCCGCGTTCGTGAAGGAGTTTAATGCGGATCACAACGAAGATGACCCTCTGGCGGGTTTCCGTGTTGTCGCGGCGTACCCCTATGGCAGTTCGCAAATCGAATCCAGTGCTAGCCGAATTCCGGCGTACACCGAACAGGTCAAAGGAATGGGCGTGGCGATCGTCGATTCCATCGATGCTTTGCTGGAGCAGGTCGACTGTGTGCTCTTAGAAACCAACGATGGCACCCTGCACCACGAACAAGCACTGGCCGTATTTCGCGCGGGCAAGCCGGTCTACATCGATAAACCCGTTGGATCGAACTTGGCCGAAGTGTTAGCGATCTACGACGCGGCAGAACATTTTCAGGTGCCGATGTTTTCGAGCTCTTCCCTGCGATACAGCAACGGTGCCCAGTCCATTCGCGAGGGAGCCGTGGGGGCAGTGCTTGGTTGCAGTGCCCATAGCCCATGCAAGCTGGAGCCTTCTCATGTGGATTTGTACTGGTACGGAATCCACGGTGTCGAAATTCTTTACACCTGCATGGGAACGGGCTGCGAAGCCGTGTCGCACGTATCCACCGACGAGTTTGAATTGGCAGTGGGGCGTTGGGGCGACGGTCGCATCGGAACGTTTCGTGGCATTCGCGCGGGATCGTCGGGATACGGAGGACTGGTCTATGGCGAAAAGGCCATTCGCGAAATCGGGAAGTACGACGGTTACCGACCCTTGCTCGTCGAGATTGCCGAGTTCTTTCGGACGAAGACCTCGCCGATTCAGCGGGATGAAACGATTGAGTTGTACGCGTTCATGCAGGCTGCTTGGGCCAGCAAACGAAATGGTGGCCAACCGGTGACCATCGATTCCGTGATGGAAGAGGCGCAAGGCCGGGCTCGTGAGATGAATGCTTCCTTGTACAGGTAA
- a CDS encoding DUF1559 domain-containing protein yields MYTSSQSRRGFTLVELLVVIAIIGVLVGLLLPAVQAAREAARRMSCSNNFKQLGLAMHNYHSAYNAIPMHGVGTDVGDTSHNWWTGYTNHNYWRLSALVGLTPFMEQQALWEQISNPNSERVDGNAGAGIGVPTNPWPPMGPTPDNVQYKPWSTELPTLRCPSDPGSGLPSLGRTNYAMSMGDSFWLTMHGALRPSNPGLASSYAQESRAAGRGFFVMHGQQKFRDVLDGLSNTIAMAEVATDLADLDVRTRGKTHSGGQGAQASMRDNPRLCIEDGSPMIDPNRPQFWVDGGIESPIKGRGFRWADSQNAQSNVHTILPPNAALCVPHDSNGSSIMTASSRHQGGVHVLMGDGAVKFITSSIDAGNQNNPVVYLGGNAANRNSPGSKSPFGLWGSLGTRAAREVIDGEF; encoded by the coding sequence ATGTACACAAGTTCACAATCACGACGCGGTTTCACTTTGGTGGAACTGCTCGTAGTGATCGCCATCATTGGTGTCTTGGTGGGGCTATTGTTGCCCGCCGTTCAAGCCGCACGCGAAGCCGCACGACGGATGTCTTGCAGCAACAATTTCAAGCAATTGGGATTGGCGATGCACAACTACCACAGTGCCTACAACGCGATTCCGATGCACGGTGTGGGGACGGATGTGGGGGATACAAGTCACAATTGGTGGACCGGATACACCAACCACAACTACTGGCGTTTGAGCGCTTTGGTCGGCTTGACGCCATTCATGGAGCAACAGGCTCTGTGGGAGCAAATTTCCAATCCCAACTCGGAACGAGTTGACGGCAACGCCGGAGCTGGCATTGGAGTGCCGACCAATCCGTGGCCACCGATGGGGCCAACTCCTGACAACGTGCAATACAAACCTTGGTCGACGGAATTGCCGACTCTGCGTTGCCCAAGTGATCCCGGCAGTGGTTTGCCCAGTTTGGGCCGCACCAACTACGCCATGTCGATGGGGGATTCGTTTTGGTTGACCATGCACGGTGCCCTGCGGCCGTCGAACCCCGGTCTTGCCAGCAGCTATGCACAGGAGTCCCGAGCGGCCGGGCGTGGTTTCTTTGTGATGCACGGACAGCAAAAGTTCCGTGATGTGTTGGATGGTTTGTCCAACACGATCGCCATGGCGGAAGTTGCGACGGACCTTGCCGATTTGGATGTCCGCACTCGGGGGAAAACACACTCGGGCGGTCAGGGTGCCCAAGCATCGATGCGTGACAACCCGCGTTTGTGCATCGAGGACGGTTCACCAATGATTGACCCGAATCGCCCTCAATTCTGGGTGGATGGGGGCATTGAGTCCCCGATCAAAGGCCGTGGATTCCGTTGGGCCGATTCGCAAAACGCTCAAAGCAATGTGCACACCATTTTGCCGCCCAATGCCGCGTTGTGTGTGCCGCACGATTCGAACGGTAGCTCGATCATGACCGCGTCCAGTCGCCACCAAGGCGGCGTGCACGTTTTGATGGGTGACGGGGCGGTGAAGTTCATCACGTCCTCCATCGATGCGGGCAACCAGAACAATCCTGTGGTCTACTTGGGCGGCAACGCTGCCAACCGAAACAGCCCAGGATCAAAGAGTCCGTTTGGTTTGTGGGGCTCGCTTGGAACACGTGCCGCGCGAGAAGTCATCGACGGCGAATTCTGA
- a CDS encoding DUF1559 domain-containing protein: protein MTRNIRRREGFTLVELLVVIAIIGVLVGLLLPAVQAAREAARRMSCSNNFKQLGLAIHNYHSAYNGNPIQGVGTDAGDGSHNWWTSYTTHNYWRLNALVGMTPFMEQQSLWEQITNPNSQRTDGNTGAGIGTPTNPWPPMGPTPQNIQYIPWTTEIPTLRCPSDPGKGLPSLGRTNYAVCVGDSFWRSMHGHLRPANPGAANNFSQHSRAANRGFFVKHLQTRFRDVLDGLSNTIAMGEIATDLGDFDNRTRAKRHPDRQPAQTAIRQNPRLCIEDGTMIDPQRPQFWTPGALEGASKGRGFRWADCQNAQSQVHTILPPNSPTCIPHDSNGPSIMTVSSRHQGGAHVLMGDGAVKFITSSIESGNQNNPVVWRNGNDANNNQPGAKSPYGLWGALGSRGAREVIDGEF from the coding sequence ATGACACGAAACATTCGACGCCGTGAAGGCTTTACGTTGGTCGAGCTGTTGGTGGTGATCGCCATCATCGGCGTGCTGGTGGGATTGTTGCTTCCCGCCGTGCAAGCAGCTCGCGAAGCCGCAAGACGGATGAGCTGCAGCAACAACTTCAAGCAACTCGGTTTGGCAATTCACAATTACCATTCCGCTTATAACGGCAACCCGATCCAGGGTGTGGGGACGGACGCGGGGGACGGTTCGCACAATTGGTGGACCAGCTACACGACCCATAACTACTGGCGTTTGAATGCGTTGGTCGGGATGACTCCGTTCATGGAGCAACAGAGCCTGTGGGAGCAAATCACCAATCCCAACTCGCAGCGAACGGACGGCAACACCGGAGCCGGTATTGGCACGCCAACCAATCCCTGGCCGCCGATGGGACCGACTCCGCAAAACATTCAGTACATCCCTTGGACGACCGAAATTCCGACGCTCCGTTGTCCAAGTGACCCGGGCAAAGGTTTGCCAAGTCTGGGGCGAACCAATTACGCCGTTTGCGTTGGTGATTCGTTTTGGCGTTCCATGCATGGTCATTTGCGTCCCGCCAACCCAGGTGCGGCAAACAACTTTAGCCAACACTCACGGGCCGCCAACCGCGGTTTCTTCGTGAAGCACTTGCAAACTCGATTCCGCGATGTTCTTGACGGTTTGTCGAACACGATCGCGATGGGTGAAATCGCGACGGATCTTGGCGACTTTGACAATCGGACGCGAGCGAAACGCCACCCCGATCGTCAGCCTGCTCAAACTGCGATTCGTCAGAATCCCCGACTCTGTATCGAGGACGGAACGATGATCGATCCACAGCGTCCGCAATTTTGGACTCCGGGTGCATTGGAAGGCGCGAGTAAGGGACGCGGGTTCCGCTGGGCTGATTGCCAAAACGCTCAATCGCAAGTGCACACAATTTTGCCACCCAACAGTCCCACCTGTATCCCTCACGATTCAAACGGCCCGTCGATCATGACTGTGTCCAGCCGCCACCAAGGCGGTGCTCACGTCTTGATGGGTGATGGAGCGGTGAAGTTCATCACGTCGTCGATTGAATCAGGCAACCAAAACAATCCCGTCGTTTGGCGAAACGGCAACGACGCCAACAACAACCAGCCGGGAGCGAAAAGTCCGTATGGTTTGTGGGGAGCCCTTGGTTCACGTGGTGCACGTGAGGTGATTGACGGGGAATTTTGA